A genomic segment from Saimiri boliviensis isolate mSaiBol1 chromosome 14, mSaiBol1.pri, whole genome shotgun sequence encodes:
- the LOC101028657 gene encoding alpha-1,3-mannosyl-glycoprotein 4-beta-N-acetylglucosaminyltransferase-like protein MGAT4E — MNFASNLSDYFLLLEDHIHCTPKFVAAISLALSAWKELPWVILEFAHLSISGRVFHTSDLSRLTAFFLLFQKDTPIHLLLSEFRLLLAQTVPIHFSPSVFHHTADYSVFGDICFPVEKDKVFGEPDNPAATVLTDMVSILSVIPQYAYILNEEGYSTLDPLKGNYLTVILDRPQRVTRIAVLTGSDKEGRYQLQQGQVELGYDPQEEPKGCTRYALLGPLVGGNLDQIVFSEKESVEELSCIRLLVLASQESWLLIRQIKVWTETEEEEK; from the coding sequence ATGAACTTTGCCAGCAACCTCTCTGATTACTTTCTACTGTTGGAAGATCATATTCATTGCACCCCTAAATTTGTTGCTGCCATCTCTTTGGCATTATCAGCCTGGAAAGAACTACCTTGGGTGATCCTGGAGTTCGCCCACCTGAGCATCTCTGGGAGAGTTTTCCACACCAGTGACCTCTCCCGCCTGAcagctttcttcctcctcttccagaaGGACACTCCTATTCACTTGCTTCTGTCTGAATTTCGTCTTCTCTTGGCCCAGACTGTTCCTATTCATTTCAGTCCCTCTGTCTTCCACCACACAGCTGATTATTCTGTGTTTGGCGACATATGCTTTCCCGTGGAGAAGGATAAGGTCTTTGGTGAACCAGACAACCCTGCTGCTACTGTCCTCACTGACATGGTATCAATATTGTCTGTGATTCCACAATACGCTTATATACTGAACGAGGAGGGCTACTCTACCTTAGATCCTTTAAAAGGAAACTACTTGACAGTGATTCTGGACAGGCCACAAAGAGTCACCCGGATAGCGGTGCTAACAGGCTCTGACAAAGAAGGGAGGTACCAACTGCAGCAGGGGCAAGTGGAACTGGGCTATGATCCCCAGGAGGAGCCCAAAGGCTGCACTCGCTATGCCCTGCTAGGGCCACTGGTGGGAGGGAATTTGGACCAGATagtattttctgaaaaagagTCTGTGGAAGAATTGAGTTGTATCCGACTGCTGGTGTTGGCATCTCAAGAGTCTTGGCTCCTGATCAGGCAGATCAAAGTCTGGACTgagactgaggaagaagagaaatag
- the CYB5R1 gene encoding NADH-cytochrome b5 reductase 1 — protein MGIQSSPVLLASLGVGLVTLLGLAVGSYLVRRSRRPQVTLLDPNEKYLLRLLDKTTVSHNTKRFRFALPTAHHTLGLPVGKHIYLSARIDGSLVIRPYTPVTSDEDQGYVDLVIKVYLKGVHPKFPEGGKMSQYLDSLKIGDVVEFRGPSGLLTYTGKGHFNIQPNKKSPPEPRVAKKLGMIAGGTGITPMLQLIRAILKVPEDPTQCFLLFANQTEKDIILREDLEELQARYPNRFKLWFTLDHPPKDWAYSKGFVTADMIREHLPAPGDDVLVLLCGPPPMVQLACHPNLDKLGYSQKMRFTY, from the exons ATGGGTATCCAGTCG AGCCCCGTCCTGCTGGCCtccctgggggtggggctggTCACTCTGCTCGGCCTGGCTGTGGGCTCCTACTTGGTTCGGAGGTCCCGCCGGCCTCAGGTCACTCTCCTGGACCCCAATGAAAAGTACCTGCTGCGACTGCTAGACAAGACA ACTGTGAGCCACAACACCAAGAGGTTCCGCTTTGCCCTGCCCACCGCCCACCACACTTTGGGGCTGCCTGTGG GCAAACATATCTACCTCTCCGCCCGAATTGATGGCAGCCTGGTCATCAGGCCATACACTCCTGTCACCAGTGATGAGGATCAAGGCTACGTGGATCTTGTCATCAAG GTCTACCTGAAGGGTGTGCACCCCAAATTTCCTGAGGGAGGGAAGATGTCTCAGTATCTGGACAGCCTGAAGATTGGGGATGTAGTGGAGTTTCGGGGGCCAAGCGGATTGCTCACTTACACTGGAAAAG GGCATTTTAACATTCAGCCCAACAAGAAATCTCCACCAGAACCCCGAGTGGCGAAGAAACTGGGAATGATTGCCGGCGGGACAG GAATCACCCCAATGCTACAGCTGATCCGGGCCATCCTGAAAGTCCCCGAAGATCCAACTCAGTGCTTTCTGCTGTTTGCCAACCAG aCGGAAAAGGATATCATCTTGCGGGAGGACTTGGAGGAACTGCAGGCCCGCTATCCCAATCGCTTTAAGCTCTGGTTCACTCTGGATCATCCCCCAAAAG ACTGGGCCTACAGCAAGGGCTTTGTGACTGCCGACATGATCCGGGAACACCTGCCTGCCCCAGGGGATGATGTGCTGGTGCTGCTTTGTGGGCCGCCCCCAATGGTGCAGCTGGCCTGCCATCCCAACTTGGACAAACTGGGCTACTCGCAAAAGATGCGATTCACCTACTGA